One region of Tachysurus vachellii isolate PV-2020 chromosome 11, HZAU_Pvac_v1, whole genome shotgun sequence genomic DNA includes:
- the gpr61 gene encoding G-protein coupled receptor 61, protein MDPSASLHMSRNVTSHGQLNSGWANGSGVSLTNDGTLFHMLALCTMVLMDILAVVGNLTIMAVIARAPRLHKFIFVFHLCLVDLLAALVLMPLGMLTGQAFFNETVCQAYLCLSVGLISATILTISAINVERYYYIVHPMRYEVKMTIGLVVSVLVGIWIKATLMAALPLLGWTLQREEEVQSNLVLEPRCCSLHSMNRGPHRLVFMLLFALIYFLCPVFIILVVYCNMFKVARVAAMQPGPVPTWVETPRPRSDSLSSHSSTAASLATTRNTPQRTFGGGKAAVVLVAVGGQFLGCWLPYFSFHLYSAIVASSPASLAQIEDVVTWIGYFCFTSNPIFYGCLNRQIREELARNVAWVFKWGRPRDEEEQLPSREASIEENFLQFLQGTGCNLGPRNSQSISVPQKDDEDTLSAQCRPSVDFHIPGQIMEETSDFIDQQQLNDLNITGNCFKTMSELQG, encoded by the coding sequence ATGGATCCTTCTGCCTCCCTCCACATGTCGAGGAACGTCACAAGCCATGGTCAGCTCAACAGTGGCTGGGCCAATGGCTCAGGAGTGTCTCTAACCAATGATGGAACTCTTTTCCATATGCTGGCCCTCTGCACCATGGTCTTGATGGACATCCTGGCTGTGGTAGGCAACCTGACCATAATGGCAGTCATTGCCAGGGCACCACGCCTGCACAAGTTCATCTTTGTCTTCCACCTGTGTCTGGTGGACCTTTTGGCTGCTCTAGTGTTAATGCCTCTGGGGATGTTGACAGGACAGGCGTTCTTTAATGAAACTGTGTGTCAAGCATATTTGTGCTTGAGTGTTGGCCTTATTAGCGCCACCATCCTCACCATCTCCGCTATCAATGTAGAGCGGTACTACTACATTGTGCACCCAATGCGCTATGAGGTTAAAATGACCATTGGTCTGGTAGTTTCTGTTCTGGTCGGCATATGGATCAAAGCAACACTCATGGCTGCCCTTCCCTTGCTGGGATGGACACTGCAGAGGGAGGAAGAAGTGCAGTCCAACCTGGTGTTGGAACCTAGATGCTGCTCTTTGCATTCAATGAACAGGGGGCCCCATCGCTTGGTTTTTATGCTCCTTTTTGCACTCATATACTTCCTCTGCCCGGTATTTATCATTCTTGTAGTTTACTGTAACATGTTCAAGGTAGCCAGAGTAGCGGCTATGCAACCAGGTCCCGTGCCTACATGGGTGGAGACTCCACGGCCTCGTTCAGACTCCTTAAGCAGTCATTCCAGCACAGCAGCAAGCCTCGCAACAACTCGCAACACACCGCAGAGGACGTTTGGTGGTGGAAAAGCGGCAGTTGTACTGGTAGCTGTTGGGGGTCAGTTCCTAGGCTGCTGGCTCCCCTATTTCTCTTTTCACCTCTACTCGGCCATTGTCGCCTCTTCTCCTGCCTCGCTGGCTCAAATAGAAGATGTTGTCACTTGGATAGGTTACTTCTGCTTCACCTCCAATCCCATTTTCTACGGCTGTCTGAACAGGCAAATCCGTGAGGAGTTGGCGAGAAACGTGGCATGGGTCTTTAAGTGGGGACGGCCACGTGATGAGGAAGAGCAGTTGCCCAGCAGAGAGGCTTCTATCGAAGAGAACTTCCTCCAGTTCCTCCAGGGCACTGGTTGTAACCTGGGGCCCAGGAACTCACAAAGCATCTCCGTACCCCAGAAGGATGATGAGGACACCCTCTCTGCTCAATGCAGGCCTTCGGTCGACTTCCACATCCCTGGACAGATAATGGAAGAGACATCAGATTTCATTGATCAGCAGCAGCTGAATGATCTCAATATAACAGGCAACTGTTTCAAAACAATGTCTGAGCTGCAGGGttaa